One part of the Clostridium thermosuccinogenes genome encodes these proteins:
- the tnpA gene encoding IS200/IS605 family transposase — MANKSNDMSHTKWMCKYHIVFTPKYRRKIIYNQYRESIRDIIKQLCSYKGVEIIEGHLMPDHIHMLVSIPPKISVSSFMGYLKGKSALMIFDKHANLKYKFGNRHFWAEGYYVSTVGLNEATIRKYIQEQEKHDIMLDKLSVKEYEDPFKG, encoded by the coding sequence ATGGCTAACAAAAGCAACGATATGTCACACACAAAATGGATGTGCAAATATCACATCGTCTTTACACCTAAGTATAGACGAAAAATAATTTATAATCAATACAGGGAAAGTATAAGAGATATCATAAAACAGCTATGCAGCTATAAGGGAGTAGAAATAATAGAGGGACATCTCATGCCAGATCATATACATATGCTAGTAAGTATACCTCCCAAAATAAGTGTATCAAGTTTTATGGGATATTTGAAAGGGAAAAGTGCACTCATGATATTTGACAAGCACGCAAATCTTAAATATAAATTCGGAAATCGTCACTTTTGGGCAGAAGGATATTATGTTAGTACAGTAGGATTAAATGAAGCAACAATTAGAAAATATATACAAGAGCAAGAGAAACACGACATTATGTTAGATAAATTAAGTGTAAAAGAATATGAGGACCCCTTCAAGGGGTAG
- a CDS encoding S-layer homology domain-containing protein, with amino-acid sequence MKKIIKRIISVMLALAIIIEFLPITTLKVMAMEDSNGVVSISNEYISVDVSGKNGGFLIKTKEGDKLIKSDDNKALLYHRDEYDTSFTSFEVTYADGSTKQYLFGGSYGFLGMSSSDVEVKKINETEIHAVWEVNDLVFTQKLSLVSSGANEHGMVSIAYDVENKGSSPVSIKARILLDTAFDKKDYGTYQVVDANNKYRSIWTETVLTASDSIPQNFFANDDPYNPSVTAYTVSKQGQLPYQVAFGHWNNLAATLFDFAPDITLDFTNTLNKYMTADSAYALYYDIGSVPASGGKNTLITYYGVYSHHDEVVDSTMTLDITAPTALTLNSKKNAYVPLVKKGIADFSIQMVIKNLLGEQNADYSRLTLAVHTSYGLKPLNSLGQAIEGIEYDNYEPYNRYYVDVEAGETVSDVLYFSAIPAVNTEYRKIKLQVYNTSVDSTLTQDKILAEKVFYVLCPGTDGGLPKYTFTSLAPNIIYYSGTRHLYVTGTNIDIIYASIQSGNCTIKAYTEGKELTIPKENVLQPATDKLDIILADDMVTGEWYLQFEWSDEAVKGELVAPEYQKQTAPALKFMVSDDKQYKNDTYGVIAVVQLKSDTEPVYQILSFRNEKEFQAFKEGTTKSDGTKQKEYEEILLEFRGEFEIKESVYDSVRGERVPTKVKATSLKSSVDSKATNCITINNCIDFEAGVLTIFYTDSSSSTYSKYGDILVLFDGSLYTSNSRTSIWKGEAGLTKIVQGKEFGLIPYDTNGEREEDFDEEAISLVWPSILGTAQSILGMAFNLAYGRLGVMKDDDGNEVGRLISFGAKLDLGFLIPGKKDDDNNKDEKEDTYWTRLKAFWRYYKEGERGEYADWLYCNYDKFPIPIGVEKGNDDDDDDDKAASVMVEDILYGCGKGFIGLHFKVNVGIPNYIEKMPQIKGELEINTIGNWMIGLEGEMEFETFGLEVELTIKSYKNIPVPDKIYFFVSGFEPGLNIDAHGVIWITGGGGGIDNLYDTIFLTGGVPPLKILMSVTFDIIKVLSARCDFSIGPRGISFSASNIKIKATDIIALKKAAMQFDWYPDLYIMGSIQMSLADLIQGGGYIVLEGKNYSEWFFEAFVRAALTIPKSMPFVGGMTVTQVDLGLNTQKIWGQLKVLRSSLGVTYYWGGDLIFGEGEISKPTYPNLLGFDDIPVYHDAETGETLYMRVGTNLSIAAQPEIADDLDHIFKLMATTPSVYSTADRLKHKFNLGSGSDSDALIDIKYAADSLEDAISIAQKIIANGIKDGSDNEYVLILYDGTNPYEANANVTYNPDTSMGALTITMTTNACYEKDWYVTTPKASQIILYNVAPVPEITSVSGSANGTKLDINWSGTLLTELDSVKYYLVSDKDTIDEGGYPIGELTDSTEIGKGSKSFTVPADVPEGEYYIRAVYSKNDVINSAVISAGKVFVENDKTPDLPSISQVKPAGDLKFDIILDKLTANAYMVNVYEYDADSHSWVYSDVNGIVVEKANIVNNTITVGGSYIYTDNNQNTSSDAQSTSVVKGLAAGKDYRIGVIACNYVDSNGDGEYDSQVFSKESFYSSSGNVTTIDSATSVTMPEPNPPVVNVTADKVPVALSRTVGNKTESYDTYASSDITFTVSADKDMTGTWALDGEGGISGTVAGTTVSIPLTGLDDGDHTLIIKGTGPNGDGFRHAYTFAVDTLAPKLLLSSPTNGSFFNEDGTLTVAGTTDSTAFFSIYSDGMLVCANKSISELGGSIDSDGVFSFKVALPNAHSASSHKITIIASDIVGNATSVDAEVVHGGLSNIQSLAIYADGVKWDNDNIVSNPVSSNTYQLSLCAQTNKGVSFYLTDEKLVSWNCTAVEGTASIDSKGTLTVGADSVGFVTGSLHVAETGSLTSSITFGAERFSSNIGNYTVVTSATQGGRVTGGGTYAPGDTVTLTAIPDSGYKFTGWILEGVSVSDISASTISFTMPDRNVVVTAKFERKLPEDSGGGSPGNTPEESSGNTSEESSGNDEEDPTDSIVYSIAAIADQKVSLKIPSTVDVNQFVAYYLVNGKKVYVPMSIAEDGMLTFIAPATGKYTLVERKISFTDVEKHWAKDYIESAAARGLFTGIGDNKFDPNGKMTRAMFVTVLWRLAGRPSGGAIDFKDAAPNSYYSDALAWASNNGLVSGYGNGLFGVNDKVTREQMCVIFVRFLEYMGFDISEIPEALPFADEHAISSWAAQAVKLCRSLGIVNGKSGNIFDPAADATRAECCAMFIRLIKIYLNSIR; translated from the coding sequence ATGAAGAAAATTATAAAACGCATTATTTCCGTAATGCTTGCGTTAGCGATTATAATAGAGTTTCTACCAATTACTACGCTCAAAGTAATGGCAATGGAGGATTCAAACGGAGTTGTATCGATATCCAATGAATACATTTCTGTTGACGTGTCCGGAAAGAATGGAGGTTTTCTGATAAAGACCAAGGAAGGTGACAAGCTCATCAAGTCAGACGACAATAAAGCGCTTCTATACCACAGAGATGAGTATGATACATCCTTTACCTCCTTTGAAGTGACCTATGCTGACGGAAGTACCAAGCAGTATTTGTTCGGAGGAAGCTACGGCTTCCTCGGAATGTCAAGCTCGGACGTAGAGGTGAAAAAAATAAACGAAACTGAAATCCATGCAGTCTGGGAAGTCAACGACCTGGTTTTTACTCAGAAACTCAGCCTGGTGAGCTCCGGAGCCAATGAACATGGAATGGTGAGCATTGCCTATGATGTGGAAAACAAAGGCAGCAGCCCCGTGAGCATCAAGGCCAGGATTCTTTTGGACACGGCTTTTGATAAAAAGGATTATGGTACCTATCAGGTTGTTGATGCGAATAATAAATATCGCTCTATATGGACGGAAACAGTCCTTACCGCATCGGATTCCATTCCTCAGAATTTCTTTGCCAATGATGACCCATACAATCCTTCCGTTACGGCATACACCGTGAGTAAGCAAGGACAGCTGCCGTACCAGGTGGCGTTCGGTCACTGGAACAATCTTGCGGCAACGCTCTTTGATTTCGCACCGGACATTACGCTGGACTTCACGAATACGCTAAACAAATACATGACCGCCGACAGCGCTTACGCCTTGTATTATGATATCGGCAGTGTTCCGGCATCCGGAGGAAAAAACACTCTCATTACCTATTACGGGGTATATTCGCATCATGATGAGGTTGTCGACAGCACGATGACTTTGGATATAACGGCACCGACGGCTCTTACGCTCAATTCTAAAAAGAATGCATATGTACCGCTGGTGAAAAAGGGAATTGCTGATTTTTCCATCCAAATGGTTATAAAAAACCTTTTGGGCGAGCAAAATGCAGATTACAGCAGATTAACCCTCGCAGTCCATACTTCATATGGGCTCAAACCACTGAATTCATTGGGACAAGCAATAGAAGGAATAGAATATGATAATTATGAACCATATAATAGATATTATGTAGATGTGGAAGCTGGAGAGACCGTTTCCGATGTGCTGTATTTTTCCGCAATACCGGCTGTTAACACGGAATACAGGAAAATAAAGCTCCAGGTTTACAATACATCTGTCGATTCAACGCTTACCCAGGATAAAATTCTGGCTGAAAAGGTATTTTATGTACTATGTCCCGGTACGGATGGAGGACTTCCGAAGTACACCTTTACCTCCCTTGCGCCGAATATTATTTATTATAGTGGTACAAGGCACCTGTACGTAACGGGTACCAACATCGACATAATTTATGCATCCATTCAAAGCGGTAACTGTACTATTAAAGCTTATACCGAAGGCAAAGAATTAACAATACCCAAGGAAAATGTACTGCAGCCCGCAACGGACAAGCTTGATATCATTCTGGCCGATGATATGGTGACCGGCGAATGGTATTTGCAGTTTGAATGGTCGGATGAGGCAGTGAAAGGCGAACTCGTAGCGCCGGAGTATCAGAAGCAGACAGCTCCTGCTCTCAAATTTATGGTAAGCGATGACAAGCAATATAAAAACGATACTTATGGTGTGATAGCAGTTGTACAGTTGAAAAGTGATACCGAACCGGTATATCAAATCTTGTCCTTTAGAAATGAGAAAGAGTTCCAGGCTTTCAAAGAAGGGACGACCAAAAGTGACGGCACGAAGCAGAAGGAATATGAGGAGATACTTCTGGAATTCAGAGGGGAATTTGAAATAAAGGAATCGGTTTATGACAGTGTACGTGGCGAGAGAGTACCGACAAAAGTTAAGGCGACCTCCCTCAAATCTTCGGTGGACAGTAAAGCAACAAATTGCATAACCATCAATAACTGTATAGATTTTGAGGCAGGAGTGCTGACCATCTTCTATACCGATAGTTCCAGCAGCACATATAGCAAATATGGAGACATTCTGGTGCTGTTTGACGGCTCTCTTTATACCTCGAATTCCAGAACATCGATCTGGAAAGGTGAAGCCGGACTCACAAAGATTGTCCAGGGAAAAGAGTTTGGCCTTATTCCATATGATACCAACGGAGAAAGGGAAGAAGACTTCGATGAAGAGGCTATTAGCCTTGTATGGCCCAGCATATTGGGCACAGCCCAGTCTATTTTAGGCATGGCCTTCAATCTTGCCTATGGTCGGCTTGGTGTTATGAAAGACGATGACGGTAACGAGGTGGGCAGACTGATATCTTTCGGAGCAAAGCTTGACTTAGGCTTCCTCATCCCTGGGAAAAAAGATGATGACAATAATAAGGATGAGAAAGAAGATACATACTGGACCAGATTGAAGGCATTCTGGAGATATTACAAAGAAGGTGAGAGAGGCGAATATGCCGACTGGCTTTATTGCAACTATGACAAATTCCCAATACCTATCGGGGTTGAGAAGGGAAATGATGATGACGACGATGATGATAAAGCCGCTTCAGTCATGGTGGAGGATATCCTGTACGGCTGCGGCAAAGGTTTTATCGGCCTGCATTTTAAAGTAAATGTAGGTATTCCGAATTATATCGAAAAAATGCCTCAAATCAAAGGTGAGCTGGAAATAAACACTATTGGCAACTGGATGATTGGCCTCGAAGGCGAGATGGAATTCGAGACCTTTGGCTTGGAGGTTGAGCTTACCATTAAAAGCTATAAAAACATTCCGGTTCCCGACAAAATATATTTCTTTGTATCGGGTTTCGAGCCGGGTCTTAATATAGATGCCCATGGAGTTATCTGGATAACCGGCGGTGGCGGTGGAATTGACAATTTGTATGACACCATCTTTCTTACGGGTGGGGTTCCGCCACTAAAGATATTAATGTCGGTAACCTTTGACATTATCAAGGTATTATCGGCAAGATGCGATTTCTCCATTGGGCCGCGTGGAATTTCCTTTTCTGCTTCAAATATTAAGATCAAGGCAACCGATATCATTGCTTTGAAAAAAGCGGCGATGCAGTTTGACTGGTATCCTGATCTTTATATCATGGGAAGCATTCAGATGAGCCTTGCGGATTTAATACAAGGTGGAGGCTATATTGTACTTGAAGGGAAGAACTACAGCGAATGGTTCTTTGAAGCGTTCGTCAGGGCTGCTCTGACCATACCCAAATCCATGCCGTTCGTTGGTGGAATGACGGTTACCCAGGTGGATTTAGGTCTTAACACGCAAAAAATATGGGGTCAGTTGAAGGTGCTGCGTTCATCACTGGGTGTTACCTATTACTGGGGCGGAGACTTGATTTTCGGAGAAGGCGAAATATCCAAGCCTACCTATCCGAATCTCCTTGGCTTCGACGATATACCGGTATACCACGATGCGGAGACAGGAGAGACATTGTACATGAGGGTCGGAACAAACCTCAGTATTGCCGCGCAGCCTGAAATAGCCGACGACCTTGACCATATCTTCAAGCTTATGGCAACTACTCCCTCTGTCTATTCAACCGCTGACAGGCTGAAACATAAGTTCAATCTAGGCAGCGGTTCGGATTCGGATGCATTGATCGATATTAAGTATGCTGCAGACAGCCTGGAGGATGCCATAAGCATTGCGCAGAAAATCATCGCCAACGGAATAAAGGATGGCAGCGACAATGAATATGTTCTCATACTGTATGACGGTACGAATCCTTATGAGGCAAACGCCAATGTGACCTATAATCCTGATACAAGCATGGGCGCTCTTACCATCACTATGACAACCAACGCATGTTATGAAAAAGACTGGTATGTTACTACACCGAAGGCTTCTCAGATCATCCTGTACAATGTTGCACCGGTGCCGGAAATCACCTCTGTAAGCGGAAGTGCCAATGGTACGAAGCTTGACATCAACTGGTCGGGTACGCTTCTTACTGAGTTGGACAGTGTGAAATATTATCTTGTTTCAGATAAGGACACTATAGATGAAGGCGGGTATCCAATAGGTGAGCTTACCGACAGCACGGAAATAGGCAAGGGAAGTAAATCCTTTACTGTTCCGGCGGATGTTCCTGAAGGAGAATACTATATCCGTGCAGTATACTCCAAAAACGATGTTATAAATAGTGCGGTAATCAGTGCCGGCAAGGTTTTTGTCGAGAATGATAAAACGCCGGATTTGCCCTCTATTTCTCAGGTCAAACCGGCAGGTGACCTTAAGTTTGACATCATCCTCGATAAGCTGACCGCCAATGCTTATATGGTTAATGTATACGAATATGATGCCGACAGCCATAGCTGGGTTTATTCCGATGTAAACGGAATTGTTGTGGAGAAAGCCAACATTGTGAACAACACCATAACAGTGGGAGGCAGCTATATTTACACGGACAATAACCAGAATACATCAAGCGATGCCCAGAGTACATCAGTAGTAAAAGGCCTTGCGGCAGGCAAGGACTATCGGATCGGTGTCATTGCATGCAATTATGTGGACAGTAACGGTGATGGGGAGTATGATTCCCAAGTCTTTAGCAAGGAGAGTTTTTACTCGTCCTCGGGCAATGTAACGACTATTGACAGTGCGACTTCTGTAACAATGCCGGAGCCGAATCCTCCCGTTGTAAACGTAACAGCGGACAAGGTACCGGTGGCATTATCAAGGACGGTCGGAAATAAAACCGAGAGCTACGATACGTATGCTTCCTCTGACATTACCTTCACTGTGTCGGCCGACAAGGATATGACAGGTACATGGGCACTGGATGGGGAAGGCGGTATTTCCGGTACTGTCGCAGGCACTACTGTATCGATACCACTAACAGGGCTTGACGATGGAGATCATACCCTTATCATAAAGGGTACTGGTCCTAATGGAGATGGCTTCAGGCATGCCTATACCTTTGCTGTGGATACGCTAGCACCAAAGCTTCTTTTAAGCTCGCCTACCAACGGTAGTTTCTTTAATGAAGACGGGACACTCACAGTAGCAGGCACCACCGATTCCACTGCGTTCTTCAGCATATACAGTGATGGTATGCTTGTCTGCGCTAATAAGAGCATTTCCGAACTCGGAGGCTCCATTGACAGCGATGGTGTATTCTCCTTTAAGGTTGCTCTACCCAACGCCCATAGTGCTTCAAGCCATAAGATTACCATTATAGCATCCGATATAGTCGGAAATGCAACGAGTGTTGATGCTGAGGTTGTTCATGGCGGACTTTCCAATATACAGTCCCTTGCAATCTATGCTGATGGTGTTAAATGGGATAATGACAACATCGTATCCAATCCGGTGAGCTCCAATACCTATCAGCTATCACTGTGTGCACAGACGAATAAGGGCGTAAGCTTCTACCTTACCGATGAAAAGCTTGTGTCATGGAACTGTACTGCTGTAGAAGGAACAGCTTCAATAGACAGCAAAGGCACCCTTACCGTCGGGGCGGACAGTGTAGGCTTTGTAACAGGTTCTCTACATGTAGCTGAAACCGGCTCGCTCACATCGAGCATAACTTTCGGTGCGGAGCGTTTCAGTTCAAACATCGGTAACTACACGGTTGTAACAAGCGCTACCCAAGGAGGAAGGGTTACCGGCGGTGGAACGTATGCTCCCGGTGATACGGTAACACTGACTGCGATCCCGGATTCCGGCTATAAATTCACCGGTTGGATTTTGGAAGGTGTGAGCGTCAGCGATATATCGGCATCAACCATATCCTTTACAATGCCGGATAGAAATGTAGTTGTCACCGCTAAATTCGAAAGGAAATTACCTGAGGATTCCGGAGGCGGATCACCTGGCAATACACCGGAAGAATCATCCGGAAATACTTCAGAAGAATCCTCTGGCAATGATGAAGAGGACCCAACCGACAGCATTGTTTATTCCATAGCGGCAATTGCTGATCAGAAGGTCAGCTTAAAAATTCCTTCGACGGTTGACGTGAACCAATTTGTAGCGTATTATCTGGTGAACGGGAAGAAGGTATATGTTCCCATGAGCATCGCCGAAGACGGCATGCTGACGTTTATAGCACCGGCCACCGGAAAATACACTTTAGTGGAGCGCAAAATTTCATTCACTGACGTTGAAAAACATTGGGCGAAGGATTATATCGAGTCTGCGGCAGCTCGTGGCCTATTTACCGGTATTGGGGACAATAAATTCGACCCGAATGGTAAAATGACGAGGGCTATGTTTGTCACTGTGCTGTGGCGACTGGCTGGAAGACCTTCGGGAGGAGCAATCGATTTCAAAGACGCAGCTCCCAACTCATATTATAGTGATGCTTTGGCATGGGCTTCGAACAACGGTCTTGTATCTGGATACGGAAACGGACTCTTCGGTGTCAATGACAAGGTTACGAGAGAGCAGATGTGCGTAATCTTTGTTAGATTCCTGGAATATATGGGTTTTGATATTTCAGAAATACCGGAGGCATTGCCTTTTGCCGATGAACATGCCATCAGTTCATGGGCAGCACAGGCAGTGAAGCTTTGCCGGAGTCTCGGAATAGTAAATGGCAAGAGCGGCAATATATTTGACCCGGCAGCAGATGCTACAAGGGCAGAGTGTTGTGCAATGTTCATCAGGCTGATTAAGATTTATCTCAACAGTATCAGATAA